A region from the Solibacillus sp. FSL H8-0523 genome encodes:
- a CDS encoding YfhJ family protein yields the protein MEALYQKLTEELLAKNPALSTGRARTWVELLCSDFEATSAKAGVDYRGAEYTAKLVSQLIESYGDKLHLFAAKNPKYAHLLNDGDETVN from the coding sequence ATGGAAGCGTTATATCAAAAATTAACCGAGGAACTACTTGCAAAAAATCCAGCATTGTCAACAGGGCGTGCACGTACGTGGGTTGAGCTTTTATGTAGTGACTTTGAAGCAACATCAGCAAAAGCGGGTGTAGATTACCGCGGGGCGGAATATACAGCAAAGCTTGTGAGTCAATTAATCGAAAGCTATGGGGATAAGTTGCATTTATTTGCAGCGAAAAATCCGAAGTATGCACATTTATTAAATGATGGCGATGAAACAGTAAATTAA
- the mutY gene encoding A/G-specific adenine glycosylase, translated as MNYPYTTQFRQALVEWFQEEQRDLPWRHTKDPYRIWVSEVMLQQTRVDTVIPYYNRFMEKYPTSESLAYAPEEELLKMWEGLGYYSRVRNLQAGVREVVETYGSKVPDNRHDISKLKGVGPYTAGAILSIAYGKPEHAVDGNVMRVLSRVLNIDADIALPKTKKIFEEAVTALIDPAHTSEFNQGLMELGALICTPTSPKCLLCPVHDYCTVFHEGDPASLPVKSKKVKTKNLDYDVLVIRDVEGRFLMEKRAEEGLLANMWQFVMIERVADENSFSKAEQQYGLLLDHALAVPLESFKHVFSHLKWLIDSYLVDALQVPEQLPKNTAFFTKEQIEQLPMPVPMLKIWRKIN; from the coding sequence GTGAACTATCCCTATACAACACAATTTCGACAAGCATTAGTCGAATGGTTTCAAGAAGAACAGCGCGACCTACCTTGGCGTCACACAAAGGACCCGTACAGAATTTGGGTATCAGAAGTGATGCTCCAGCAAACGCGCGTCGATACGGTCATTCCTTATTACAATCGTTTTATGGAAAAATATCCGACATCAGAAAGCTTAGCGTATGCACCAGAAGAAGAACTATTAAAGATGTGGGAAGGACTTGGCTATTACTCACGTGTACGTAATTTACAAGCAGGAGTGAGGGAAGTTGTTGAAACATACGGCAGCAAAGTACCTGATAATCGCCATGATATTTCAAAACTAAAAGGTGTCGGTCCCTATACAGCAGGCGCGATTTTAAGTATCGCGTATGGCAAGCCAGAGCATGCAGTAGACGGTAATGTGATGCGTGTATTAAGCCGCGTACTAAACATTGATGCCGATATTGCCTTACCGAAAACAAAGAAAATATTTGAAGAGGCCGTAACCGCATTAATTGATCCGGCGCATACATCTGAATTCAACCAAGGTTTAATGGAGCTTGGCGCGTTAATATGTACGCCCACTTCACCGAAATGCTTGCTATGCCCGGTCCACGATTACTGCACCGTGTTTCATGAAGGAGATCCGGCAAGTTTACCGGTGAAATCAAAAAAGGTGAAAACGAAAAACCTCGATTATGATGTACTTGTGATTCGTGACGTAGAAGGGCGCTTTTTAATGGAAAAGCGAGCAGAAGAAGGTTTACTTGCGAATATGTGGCAATTTGTGATGATTGAACGTGTAGCCGATGAAAATTCATTTTCGAAAGCAGAGCAGCAGTATGGACTGCTGTTAGATCATGCACTGGCAGTACCACTTGAGAGTTTTAAGCATGTATTTTCGCATTTGAAATGGTTAATCGACAGCTATTTAGTCGATGCTTTACAAGTACCTGAACAATTACCGAAAAACACCGCATTTTTCACGAAAGAACAAATTGAACAGTTACCGATGCCTGTACCGATGCTGAAAATTTGGAGAAAAATCAATTAG
- a CDS encoding DUF402 domain-containing protein, whose translation MALPFEGDTIQIHSYKHNGNIHRVWQETMVLKATKNIIIGANEKTLVTESDGRTWLTREPSICYFHAEHWFNIICMLREDGVYYYCNISSPFVFDNQCLKYIDYDLDVKVFPDMTYALLDEDEYEQHKLEMDYPEVIDKILKRNVKTLLSWIEQRRGPFAPDFIQSWTSRYELLSEIQANKSIEESE comes from the coding sequence ATGGCATTACCGTTTGAAGGAGATACAATCCAAATACATAGTTATAAGCACAATGGTAATATCCACCGTGTCTGGCAAGAAACGATGGTGTTAAAAGCGACGAAAAATATTATTATTGGTGCGAATGAAAAAACACTTGTGACGGAATCCGATGGTCGTACTTGGTTAACGCGAGAGCCATCGATTTGTTACTTTCATGCGGAGCATTGGTTTAATATTATTTGTATGTTGCGTGAAGATGGCGTTTATTATTACTGCAACATTAGTTCCCCATTTGTGTTTGATAATCAATGCTTAAAATACATTGACTATGATTTAGATGTAAAAGTTTTCCCTGATATGACCTATGCGTTATTAGATGAAGATGAATACGAACAGCACAAATTGGAAATGGATTACCCGGAAGTGATTGATAAAATTTTAAAGCGTAATGTCAAAACGTTGCTTAGTTGGATTGAACAACGTCGCGGTCCATTCGCACCAGATTTCATTCAATCCTGGACAAGCCGCTATGAGCTCCTAAGCGAAATTCAAGCGAATAAAAGTATCGAAGAGTCTGAGTAA
- the rlmD gene encoding 23S rRNA (uracil(1939)-C(5))-methyltransferase RlmD, producing MEVGQKFPLTIKRLGINGEGVGFYKRNVVFVKGAIPGEEVTVKLTKVSPKFAEAEILTIRKASEFRQEAPCSVYAECGGCQLQHMTYEAQLINKRDIVVQAFEKFAKEIGETTEIRPTLGMEDPWNYRNKSQFQVRKDGKRVYAGLFSEGSHQLLNINDCLVQQPLTTKITVAVRKILQKLNITIYDGKSLNGLVRTIVVRTGLKTGETQVCLVTTRNELPHKAELIERIKKIDPSIVSITQNINREKTSLVFGEETILLDGHEAILEKLGEYAFELSTRAFFQLNPEQTVHLYNEIKKAAALTGKENVVDAYCGVGTIGMWLADGAREVRGMDNVDEAIADAKFNARNNPNLQHVRFFPGSADKWLFRWSKEGYRPDVISVDPPRTGLDPGFIKTVLNIKPKRVVYTSCNPSTLARDLKELSKAYNVEYIQPVDMFPQTAQVECVVKLTLKK from the coding sequence ATGGAAGTCGGGCAAAAGTTCCCGTTAACGATAAAACGCCTTGGGATTAATGGTGAAGGTGTAGGATTTTATAAACGTAATGTCGTATTCGTAAAAGGTGCGATTCCTGGAGAAGAAGTAACCGTTAAATTAACGAAAGTTTCACCAAAATTCGCAGAAGCAGAAATTCTAACGATTCGTAAAGCAAGTGAATTCCGCCAAGAAGCACCTTGCTCGGTCTACGCAGAATGTGGCGGCTGCCAATTACAGCATATGACGTACGAAGCACAGCTGATCAATAAGCGTGATATTGTTGTACAAGCATTTGAAAAGTTCGCGAAAGAAATCGGTGAAACAACAGAAATACGCCCTACACTTGGTATGGAAGACCCTTGGAACTATCGTAACAAATCACAATTCCAAGTACGTAAAGATGGTAAACGCGTGTATGCAGGTCTGTTTAGTGAAGGCTCACATCAGCTACTAAACATTAATGACTGCTTAGTACAACAACCGTTAACAACGAAAATTACCGTTGCCGTACGTAAGATTTTACAAAAATTAAATATTACAATTTATGACGGTAAATCATTAAACGGTTTAGTGCGTACAATCGTTGTTCGTACTGGTTTAAAAACGGGTGAAACACAAGTTTGTTTAGTAACAACGCGTAACGAATTACCACATAAAGCTGAATTAATCGAACGTATTAAAAAGATTGATCCATCAATCGTGTCAATTACACAAAACATCAACCGTGAAAAAACATCTCTTGTTTTTGGTGAAGAAACGATTTTATTAGATGGTCATGAAGCCATTCTTGAAAAATTAGGGGAATATGCGTTTGAATTATCAACACGTGCCTTCTTCCAGCTGAACCCTGAACAAACAGTGCATTTATATAATGAAATTAAAAAGGCTGCTGCGCTTACAGGTAAAGAAAATGTTGTCGATGCGTATTGTGGCGTTGGGACAATTGGTATGTGGCTTGCAGATGGTGCACGTGAAGTGCGCGGTATGGATAATGTTGATGAAGCCATTGCAGACGCGAAATTTAATGCACGTAATAATCCAAATTTACAGCACGTACGCTTCTTCCCTGGTTCAGCGGATAAATGGTTATTCCGTTGGTCAAAAGAAGGCTATCGTCCAGATGTTATTTCTGTCGACCCACCACGTACAGGTTTAGACCCAGGCTTCATCAAAACGGTACTAAACATTAAACCAAAGCGTGTTGTCTACACATCTTGTAACCCTTCAACATTAGCACGTGATTTAAAAGAATTATCAAAAGCCTATAACGTTGAATACATTCAACCTGTAGATATGTTCCCGCAAACTGCGCAAGTGGAATGTGTTGTGAAATTAACACTAAAAAAATAA
- a CDS encoding sigma-70 family RNA polymerase sigma factor: MKISDENVVQQIQLKNEEALNYLVIKFGGLLNGIIRKYINSHNQDIEECFADVLVSIWFNIDSFDASKNEFKQWIAAIAKYRAIDYLRKLDQIKQHTTTTEITDRLLNQPVSSNHSEDISILLNKLNDTERALFNKYYLEGISTNELANDLQVKPSWIHNKLSRGRKKLKNILLKGEV, from the coding sequence TTGAAGATATCCGATGAAAACGTTGTACAACAAATACAACTTAAAAACGAAGAAGCACTGAATTACCTCGTTATAAAGTTTGGTGGCTTACTCAACGGAATTATTAGGAAGTATATTAATAGCCATAATCAAGATATCGAAGAATGCTTTGCAGATGTGTTAGTTTCTATTTGGTTTAATATCGATTCATTTGACGCTTCTAAAAATGAATTCAAACAATGGATAGCTGCTATTGCAAAATATCGTGCCATTGATTATTTGAGAAAACTTGACCAGATAAAGCAACATACTACTACGACTGAAATAACTGACCGTCTCCTAAATCAGCCCGTTAGTAGTAATCATTCAGAGGATATATCCATTTTACTGAACAAATTAAACGATACCGAAAGAGCTCTATTTAACAAATATTATTTAGAGGGTATCTCTACCAACGAACTCGCAAATGACTTACAAGTAAAACCTTCATGGATTCACAATAAATTGTCTAGAGGAAGAAAAAAATTAAAAAACATTCTATTAAAGGGTGAGGTGTAA
- a CDS encoding polysaccharide deacetylase family protein, with the protein MFVVCATFISYMTIAKAEEFHWGFKPSRNAEPVEIGEPLEGLLENYGAIYKGDPAKKVIYLTFDNGYENGFTESILNTLRAEEAPATFFLTGHYLTSATDLVKTMIEDGHTIGNHSDGHPNMAKLTANGMKEEWFRFDEKLYELTGIDRTYYARPPEGIFNEEVLKVGNEVGYRHIFWSIAFKDWLKDERRGYEYAYNALMEQLHPGAIILMHTVAQDNAEALPKFIKDAKAQGYTFGSIDDLVLEYAQISPY; encoded by the coding sequence ATGTTCGTTGTTTGCGCAACGTTCATTTCCTATATGACCATTGCCAAAGCCGAAGAATTCCACTGGGGCTTTAAACCAAGCCGCAACGCCGAGCCCGTCGAAATTGGTGAACCATTAGAAGGTTTACTCGAAAATTATGGCGCCATTTATAAAGGAGACCCTGCTAAAAAGGTTATTTATTTAACGTTTGATAATGGCTATGAAAATGGCTTTACTGAAAGCATTTTAAATACGCTGCGCGCAGAAGAGGCACCCGCAACATTTTTCTTAACCGGCCATTATTTAACAAGTGCGACCGATTTAGTGAAAACAATGATTGAAGATGGTCACACAATCGGCAATCACTCAGATGGTCATCCGAATATGGCAAAGCTCACAGCAAACGGCATGAAAGAAGAATGGTTTCGTTTTGATGAAAAGCTCTATGAATTAACAGGCATTGATCGTACGTATTATGCCCGACCACCTGAAGGAATATTTAACGAAGAAGTATTAAAGGTAGGAAATGAGGTTGGTTATCGTCATATTTTTTGGTCCATTGCCTTTAAAGATTGGCTGAAAGATGAACGCCGTGGGTATGAATATGCCTATAATGCGCTTATGGAGCAACTGCACCCCGGGGCGATTATTTTAATGCACACCGTTGCACAGGATAACGCCGAGGCACTACCAAAATTTATAAAGGACGCAAAAGCTCAAGGCTACACGTTCGGTTCAATTGACGATTTAGTACTCGAATATGCACAAATTTCACCATACTAA
- a CDS encoding ABC transporter ATP-binding protein translates to MRFVKPYKFLLFLTIVIGIIKFAIPLFLPWLLQVILDDVLLNDTLSTDEKTKQLFTWIGAALVLFFVVRPPIEYYRQYFAQNLSNNILFDIRKELYGHLQKLSLKYYANTRAGEVISRVINDVEQTKNFVMTGLMNLWLDLVTILIVIGIMLKMDVKLTIVSLIVLPFYAISVKYFFGKLRSLTKDRSQALAGVQSYLHERVAGMSIIKSFTLEKHEQKIFDETNGEFLDKALAHSRWNAKSFAVVNTITEMAPLIVVGYAGYLYLNEGLTIGVMVAFYAYIERLYGPLRRLVSSSTTLTQSIASMDRMFELMDEKYDVQDKEHAINLPTAKGKLQFDQVSFEYEKDGNMILNNVDFTIEPGQTIAFVGMSGGGKSTIVSLIPRFYDATAGAVRIDDIDVKDVTLASLRAQIGIVLQDNILFSDSVKQNILMGNPNATDEEIIAAAKAANAHDFILNLPQGYDTKVGERGVKLSGGQKQRVAIARVFLKDPAILVLDEATSALDLESEALIQESLDRLANERTTIVIAHRLSTITHADKIIVIEHGEVSEAGTHDELMNKQGAYYNLFQIQKLD, encoded by the coding sequence ATGCGCTTTGTAAAGCCATATAAATTTTTATTATTTTTAACGATTGTTATCGGGATTATTAAGTTTGCCATACCACTGTTTTTACCGTGGCTATTGCAAGTGATTTTAGATGATGTGTTACTAAATGACACGCTTTCTACAGATGAAAAAACGAAGCAATTATTTACATGGATTGGTGCAGCACTCGTACTATTTTTCGTTGTACGCCCACCAATCGAGTATTATCGCCAATACTTTGCGCAAAATTTAAGTAACAATATTCTTTTTGATATTCGTAAAGAATTGTACGGTCATTTACAAAAACTGAGCTTAAAATATTATGCCAATACGCGCGCAGGTGAGGTCATTTCGCGTGTCATCAATGACGTAGAACAAACGAAAAACTTCGTCATGACCGGGCTAATGAATTTATGGTTAGATTTAGTAACGATCCTCATTGTTATAGGGATTATGCTGAAAATGGATGTGAAGTTAACGATTGTATCGCTCATTGTCCTACCATTTTACGCAATTAGTGTGAAGTACTTCTTCGGTAAGCTGCGTAGTTTAACAAAAGACCGTTCACAGGCGCTTGCAGGAGTACAAAGTTATTTACATGAACGCGTAGCCGGCATGAGTATTATTAAAAGCTTTACACTTGAAAAGCATGAACAAAAAATCTTTGATGAAACAAACGGTGAGTTTTTAGATAAAGCACTAGCGCACTCACGCTGGAACGCCAAATCATTTGCGGTCGTCAATACGATTACTGAGATGGCACCGCTAATCGTCGTTGGTTATGCGGGTTATCTTTATTTAAATGAGGGCCTCACAATCGGAGTAATGGTCGCGTTTTATGCATATATCGAACGCCTATATGGCCCATTACGTCGTTTAGTCAGCTCATCGACAACATTAACGCAATCAATCGCATCGATGGATCGTATGTTTGAGTTAATGGATGAAAAGTATGATGTACAGGATAAAGAACATGCCATTAACTTACCAACAGCAAAAGGCAAATTACAATTTGATCAGGTATCATTCGAATATGAAAAAGACGGCAATATGATTTTAAATAACGTCGATTTCACGATTGAACCGGGACAAACCATTGCCTTTGTCGGGATGAGTGGTGGCGGAAAGTCAACGATTGTTAGTTTAATTCCACGCTTTTATGATGCAACAGCGGGCGCGGTAAGAATTGATGATATTGACGTAAAAGATGTGACACTTGCCTCATTACGGGCACAAATCGGCATTGTCTTACAGGATAATATTTTGTTTAGTGATTCTGTGAAGCAAAATATTTTAATGGGGAATCCAAATGCAACAGATGAAGAGATAATTGCTGCTGCCAAAGCTGCGAACGCACATGACTTCATCTTAAATTTACCACAAGGGTATGATACAAAAGTCGGCGAGCGCGGCGTGAAATTATCAGGTGGTCAAAAGCAACGTGTGGCGATTGCGCGTGTGTTCTTGAAAGACCCAGCCATCTTAGTATTAGATGAAGCAACGTCAGCACTTGATTTAGAAAGTGAAGCGTTAATTCAAGAATCGCTGGATCGTTTAGCAAATGAGCGTACAACGATTGTCATCGCCCACCGCTTATCAACGATTACACATGCTGATAAAATTATCGTTATCGAACATGGTGAAGTATCTGAAGCAGGTACACACGATGAGTTAATGAATAAGCAAGGTGCCTACTATAATTTATTCCAAATTCAAAAACTAGATTAA
- the recX gene encoding recombination regulator RecX — MQVITKIGRQKRNQERYNIYLNEQYAFAVDEGTLIKFGLQKGKVLEQIEIDEIQYEDEIAKAFNKALGFLSYQMRSEHEVKQKLLQAGHGEAVVQESIHKLNRLGFLNDESYSKALLETRKRTAKKGPAAIRQDLMKKGIAKDLQQEVLGTFGHEEQLQLAMELAEKAIRSNTNKTPSQVKQKIQDVLLRKGYSYAIVSEIFGQLTLEREEDEWSALIENQGDKIWRKYANKLTGFDLHQKVKQALYQKGFPAEVIAEFIEQKEQQQDE; from the coding sequence TTGCAAGTTATTACGAAAATAGGTCGTCAAAAACGTAATCAAGAGCGTTACAATATTTATTTAAATGAACAGTACGCGTTTGCAGTGGATGAAGGTACACTCATAAAGTTTGGCTTGCAAAAAGGCAAAGTACTTGAGCAAATCGAAATTGATGAAATACAATATGAAGATGAAATCGCGAAAGCTTTTAATAAGGCATTAGGCTTTTTAAGTTACCAAATGCGCAGTGAGCACGAAGTAAAGCAAAAGCTACTTCAGGCTGGGCACGGCGAAGCAGTTGTTCAAGAATCGATTCATAAGTTAAATCGTCTTGGTTTTTTAAATGATGAGAGCTATTCAAAAGCGCTTCTTGAAACGAGAAAGCGTACCGCCAAAAAAGGACCAGCAGCGATTCGCCAAGATTTAATGAAAAAAGGCATCGCGAAAGACTTACAGCAAGAAGTACTCGGAACATTTGGTCATGAAGAGCAGCTACAGCTAGCAATGGAATTAGCAGAAAAGGCAATTCGCAGCAATACAAATAAAACACCTTCACAGGTGAAGCAAAAAATCCAAGATGTCTTACTGCGCAAAGGCTATTCGTATGCAATCGTTTCAGAAATTTTTGGCCAGCTAACGTTAGAGCGCGAGGAAGACGAGTGGAGTGCGTTAATCGAAAATCAAGGTGATAAAATTTGGCGCAAATATGCGAACAAATTAACAGGCTTTGACCTGCATCAAAAGGTAAAGCAGGCACTGTATCAAAAAGGCTTCCCAGCAGAAGTGATTGCGGAATTTATCGAACAAAAGGAGCAACAACAAGATGAATGA
- a CDS encoding ABC transporter ATP-binding protein, translated as MKRKPILEVKELETTFFTDSGNVAAVDFISFSIHEGEVLAIVGESGCGKSVTSLSIMGLVPSPPGKITHGEILLNGKDISKYSDKEMRKIRGNDMAMIFQEPMTSLNPLFTIGNQLVEAILIHNTKWSKKQATVRAIEMMKLVGLPRPEQLIKEYPHQLSGGMRQRVMIAMALVCNPKVLIADEPTTALDVTIQAQILKLMRDLNERLHTAVLLITHDLGVVAETCSRVIVMYAGQIVEEAPVNEVFKNPQHPYTKGLIQSVPDMRYKKDSLYSIPGNVPKPGSITTGCRFAARCEYAFDRCTQENPMLYEASTVHKARCFLLEEKGGVLHGESAAEG; from the coding sequence ATGAAACGAAAGCCTATATTGGAAGTAAAGGAGCTTGAAACAACCTTTTTTACGGATAGTGGAAATGTAGCTGCGGTGGATTTTATTAGCTTTTCTATTCATGAAGGAGAAGTACTTGCGATTGTAGGTGAATCCGGCTGTGGTAAAAGTGTTACATCATTATCGATTATGGGGCTCGTACCAAGTCCACCAGGAAAAATTACACATGGTGAAATTTTATTAAATGGAAAAGATATTTCGAAATACAGTGATAAAGAAATGCGCAAAATTCGGGGCAATGACATGGCGATGATTTTTCAAGAGCCAATGACGTCACTGAATCCTTTATTTACGATTGGCAATCAGCTTGTGGAAGCTATTTTAATCCATAATACAAAATGGTCTAAAAAACAGGCAACGGTCCGGGCAATTGAAATGATGAAGCTTGTTGGGCTACCTCGACCAGAACAGTTAATTAAAGAATATCCGCATCAATTATCTGGAGGCATGCGCCAGCGTGTGATGATTGCGATGGCACTTGTTTGTAATCCGAAAGTACTTATTGCAGATGAGCCAACAACGGCGCTCGATGTAACGATTCAAGCGCAAATTTTAAAATTAATGCGCGATTTAAATGAACGATTGCATACGGCGGTATTGCTGATTACACATGATTTAGGTGTTGTAGCAGAAACCTGCTCACGCGTCATTGTTATGTATGCAGGGCAAATTGTAGAGGAAGCACCGGTTAATGAGGTTTTCAAGAACCCACAGCATCCCTATACAAAAGGACTCATTCAATCGGTTCCAGACATGCGCTATAAAAAGGATTCACTGTATTCAATTCCAGGAAACGTACCAAAGCCTGGTTCGATCACAACAGGCTGCCGATTTGCAGCGCGCTGCGAATATGCCTTTGACCGCTGTACACAAGAAAATCCAATGCTCTATGAAGCATCGACGGTTCATAAAGCAAGATGCTTTTTATTAGAGGAAAAAGGGGGCGTATTACATGGCGAAAGTGCTGCTGAAGGTTGA
- a CDS encoding TIGR01777 family oxidoreductase, whose amino-acid sequence MKIAIAGGTGMVGKKLTELLLKNNHEVIILTRSEPRTENNIHYVQWLKTGAQPETQLEQLDAFINLAGVSLNEGRWTNEQKEKIYNSRMESTDEAIRILQALAHKPNVLINASAVGIYPVSETAVYTESSSEQADDFLGSVVADWEQKAAQAEKLGIRTCFTRFGVILAKGEGALPMMVLPYQLGVGGTIGSGQQWLSWIHVDDVARAMVFVIENEQLQGPINFTTPNVKRMKAFGQAIGKALSRPHWLPVPSIALKLALGEKSILVLKGQHVLPEKLVNAKFTFHYASVEDAIRDLYK is encoded by the coding sequence GTGAAAATTGCTATTGCAGGTGGTACAGGAATGGTCGGTAAAAAATTGACCGAGCTTCTATTAAAAAATAATCACGAAGTTATCATTTTAACACGTAGTGAACCGCGCACCGAAAACAACATTCACTATGTACAGTGGTTAAAGACAGGCGCACAACCCGAAACACAGCTTGAGCAGCTAGACGCATTTATTAATTTAGCCGGTGTGTCGCTAAACGAAGGGCGCTGGACCAATGAGCAAAAAGAGAAAATTTATAATAGCCGCATGGAATCAACCGATGAAGCCATCCGGATTTTACAAGCACTTGCGCACAAACCAAACGTACTCATCAATGCAAGCGCAGTTGGCATTTATCCTGTCTCCGAAACGGCCGTTTATACCGAAAGCTCTTCTGAACAAGCCGACGATTTCTTAGGGAGCGTTGTCGCAGACTGGGAACAAAAAGCCGCACAGGCAGAAAAATTAGGGATCCGCACCTGCTTCACGCGCTTTGGTGTTATTTTAGCAAAGGGCGAAGGCGCGCTACCGATGATGGTGCTACCGTATCAGTTAGGTGTCGGCGGTACGATTGGCTCTGGTCAGCAGTGGCTAAGCTGGATTCATGTTGACGATGTGGCACGTGCCATGGTTTTTGTCATTGAAAATGAACAATTACAGGGCCCGATTAATTTTACAACACCTAATGTCAAACGTATGAAAGCCTTTGGACAAGCAATCGGCAAAGCACTAAGCCGCCCACACTGGTTACCTGTACCAAGTATCGCGCTAAAACTGGCACTAGGTGAAAAAAGTATACTCGTACTAAAAGGACAGCACGTACTACCTGAAAAATTGGTAAATGCAAAATTTACATTTCACTACGCCTCTGTCGAAGATGCGATCCGTGATCTTTATAAATGA
- a CDS encoding metal-dependent hydrolase — MDSGTHFVMGIAIGGLALADPVVASHPMTFAAVVAGTIIGQQAPDIDTVLKLRNNAVYIRHHRGITHSIPAVLLWPLLITGVLSLLLPSADVFHVWLWTQLAVFLHVFVDIFNAYGTQALRPFSKKWVALAVINTFDPFIFGIHCLGILLWAFGADPVITFSIMYAIIVLYYFVRFALQRAVKTAVHSEIKDEEFVIVAPTMKFFQWKVAAKSKTHFYVGRAYRRTVNIYDKFPIEPIPKTDFVNAALKDPNLDAFLSFSPIHHWEISELDNGLTELRLIDLRYRSNDHYPFVAVAHLDHELNIVNSYTGWIFTEEKLQKKLQIGAGNE; from the coding sequence TTGGATTCAGGCACACATTTTGTTATGGGGATTGCTATTGGTGGCCTGGCACTTGCTGACCCTGTTGTAGCAAGCCATCCGATGACATTTGCCGCAGTGGTGGCAGGTACAATCATCGGGCAACAGGCACCTGATATCGATACTGTATTAAAGCTTCGTAATAACGCTGTTTACATTCGCCATCATCGTGGGATTACCCATTCGATTCCCGCTGTTTTACTTTGGCCATTGCTCATAACGGGCGTCTTGTCACTGTTACTACCTTCAGCAGACGTGTTCCATGTTTGGCTTTGGACGCAACTTGCCGTGTTTTTACACGTGTTTGTAGATATTTTTAATGCATATGGTACGCAAGCACTGCGACCTTTCTCGAAAAAATGGGTAGCACTTGCTGTTATTAATACGTTTGATCCGTTTATTTTCGGAATTCACTGCCTTGGTATTTTACTATGGGCGTTCGGTGCAGATCCTGTTATTACGTTTAGTATCATGTACGCGATCATTGTACTTTACTATTTCGTACGTTTTGCGCTTCAAAGAGCGGTTAAAACGGCGGTGCATAGCGAAATTAAAGACGAGGAATTCGTTATTGTTGCACCAACGATGAAGTTTTTCCAGTGGAAAGTTGCCGCAAAATCAAAAACACATTTTTACGTAGGCCGCGCTTATCGCCGTACGGTTAATATTTACGATAAATTCCCGATTGAACCGATTCCAAAAACGGACTTTGTCAATGCAGCGTTAAAAGATCCAAATTTAGATGCCTTTTTATCCTTTTCCCCAATTCATCACTGGGAAATCTCTGAGCTGGATAATGGGTTAACGGAACTTCGCTTAATCGATTTACGCTATCGTAGTAATGACCATTATCCATTCGTAGCGGTTGCGCATTTAGATCATGAGTTAAACATCGTGAATTCGTATACGGGCTGGATTTTCACCGAAGAAAAATTGCAGAAAAAGCTGCAGATTGGTGCTGGTAACGAATAA
- a CDS encoding YfhH family protein: MNELTYSQMSEAELRQEVANLRELARKAEQLGIVNEYAVYERKALMAEAYLVDLSTIIPGEMYRLTGSPGEFFQVDRLKGRFAWGHRLGSDRFEEALPVSILRPMKEGK, from the coding sequence ATGAATGAATTAACATATAGTCAAATGTCAGAAGCAGAGCTACGTCAGGAAGTAGCGAACTTACGCGAACTTGCACGTAAAGCCGAGCAATTAGGAATCGTCAACGAATACGCGGTATATGAGCGTAAAGCATTAATGGCAGAAGCGTATTTAGTAGACCTTTCAACAATTATTCCAGGTGAAATGTATCGCCTGACAGGTTCGCCGGGTGAGTTTTTCCAAGTAGATCGTTTAAAAGGACGTTTTGCATGGGGACATCGTTTAGGTTCAGACCGTTTTGAAGAGGCCTTACCGGTTTCAATTTTACGACCAATGAAGGAAGGGAAATAA